A window from Solanum stenotomum isolate F172 chromosome 5, ASM1918654v1, whole genome shotgun sequence encodes these proteins:
- the LOC125864123 gene encoding putative disease resistance protein RGA3 — protein sequence MKQVASIVAEDLDMLRRLARDHYWSIFKQRAFVGEEVPKAEEILSVETKIVEMCQGEDDKWENSIKKILKLSYDYLPSPHLKKCFAYFAMFPKDFEFEKDQLIQLWMAEGFLRPCQETPLMKDVRNKFFQLLLQYSLLQDVKLDEFNNITHCKTHDLVHDLAGDILMSKLFDQKSIRGENLSQVRYFGWNSPSDQMDMINEPGRIKELSAKIGKLIYLRYLDLSDTQIKALPNSICKLYNLQTFRVNDCSSLRMLLEEMANMISLRHIYCNYYYIFDMQISLNMGQLTCVQTLEFFKVGSEKGRRIEKLGHLKNLRGELTIRGLQSVRTKEEARTTYLQEKPNIYKLTYLWSHNESEGCEINDEHVLDGLQSHPNLKTLVVENYLGTIFPSWFNKELLPNLVMLKLSGCKKCKEIPSLGQLKFLRHLELIGFLELECIGPVVP from the exons ATGAAGCAGGTGGCATCCATAGTAGCAGAAGATCTTGATATGTTGAGAAGATTAGCAAGAGATCATTATTGGTCCATTTTCAAACAAAGAGCGTTTGTCGGTGAGGAGGTTCCAAAGGCGGAGGAAATACTGAGTGTGGAGACCAAGATTGTTGAAATGTGTCAAG GTGAAGATGATAAATGGGAAAATAGCATAAAGAAAATCCTAAAACTCAGCTATGATTATCTACCATCTCCACATCTGAAGAAATGTTTTGCTTACTTTGCTATGTTTCCaaaagattttgagtttgagaAGGACCAACTAATCCAACTCTGGATGGCAGAAGGGTTTCTTCGTCCATGTCAAGAGACCCCCCTGATGAAAGACGTCAGGAACAAGTTTTTCCAACTCTTGTTGCAATATTCCTTGCTGCAAGATGTTAAGCTAGATGAGTTCAACAATATAACACATTGTAAGACGCATGATCTTGTGCATGATTTGGCTGGAGATATTTTAATGTCTAAACTATTTGATCAAAAGAGTATTAGAGGAGAAAATCTTTCTCAAGTCCGATACTTTGGATGGAACTCACCAAGTGATCAAATGGATATGATAAATGAGCCAGGAC GCATCAAGGAGTTATCAGCCAAAATCGGCAAGCTGATATACTTGAGGTATCTTGATCTCTCCGACACGCAGATCAAAGCCTTGCCCAACTCCATTTGCAAGCTCTACAATTTGCAAACATTTAGAGTCAATGACTGTTCTTCACTCAGGATGCTTCTAGAAGAAATGGCAAATATGATAAGTTTGAGACACATATATTGCAACTATTATTACATATTCGATATGCAGATATCACTTAATATGGGACAATTGACTTGTGTTCAAACCCTAGAGTTTTTCAAGGTGGGTTCAGAGAAGGGTCGTCGAATAGAAAAATTAGGTCATCTGAAAAACCTTAGAGGTGAATTGACGATCAGAGGTCTGCAATCAGTCAGAACTAAAGAAGAGGCTCGAACAACATATTTACAGGAGAAACCAAATATCTACAAGCTGACATATTTGTGGTCCCATAATGAATCAGAAGGCTGTGAGATCAATGATGAACATGTGTTGGATGGTCTTCAATCGCATCCTAACTTGAAAACTTTAGTAGTGGAGAACTATTTGGGGACTATATTTCCTTCATGGTTCAATAAAGAATTGCTACCGAATTTGGTCATGTTGAAATTAAGTGGTTGCAAAAAGTGCAAAGAAATTCCATCGCTTGGCCAACTGAAGTTCCTTCGGCATCTTGAGTTGATAGgattccttgaattggaatgcATCGGACCTGTCGTGCCGTAA